A window of Bacillota bacterium genomic DNA:
GCTGCGGGGCTTATGGAAGCCTTTTGGCCCGGACCGCTTACGCTGGTCTTCAGGGGGGCGGGAAGATTGCCCCGGATGGTGACCGGGGGGCTTGAAACGATTGCCGTGCGCGTTCCGGCACACCCGGTGGCCCTGGGCATCATCCGTGCGGCGGGTGTTCCCGTGGTCGCGCCGAGCGCCAACGCTTCCGGTAGACCGAGCCCCACCACCGCGGCGCATGTAATGGCGGACATGGCCGGAAAGATCGATGCGGTGGTCGACGGTGGTCCCACGTTTGTCGGAATTGAATCGACGATCCTGGATGTGTCGGGGGACGTCCCCAAGATATTGAGGCACGGGGCGGTCAGCGTCGGGGAAATCGCGGCCGTTTGCGGCATGTCCCTGCAGGAGGAATTCCTGCGCAAGGAACAGAAGCCGACCTCTCTGTCACGCGCCCGGCTTATTCTGGTGGAAGGAACGCCGGGAAGCGTTACGGATGCAATTGTGCGCCTCCACGCTTCTTTTACGGCGGATGGGAATGATGTCGCCGTCCTGGCCCGGGAAGAACGCGTCGGGCTTTACCCGGGTGTGGTTGCGGCGTGCGGTTCTTCAACCGACAGCCGGTCGGTGGCTGCGGCCCTTTACGCGGCGCTCAGGCAGCTGGAAAACGCAGACGTCATCCTGGTCGAAGGGGTTGCGGGGGAAATGGGGGCGGCGGTCCGGCAGCGGCTGCATGAGTTCGCGTCGCAGGTGGTCCGGGCGGAGGGCGGGTCATGAGTTTCTTCACGGTGATACTGCTCGCGGCAGCCCTGGGGATAGACGCTTTTTCCGTCTGTCTGGGGATCGGGCTTGCAGGGATAAGCCGAAGACGCGGGTATTTATTGATAGCCACCATTGCGGCTTTTCACGTTGTAATGCCGCTTATCGGATGGTGGGTGGGTGAGGCGCTGGGAGAATACCTCGGGCGCCTGGCGGGAATGATTGGAGCAGCCTTGCTTTTCTTCCTTGGCGGAAGGATGATTTACACCGCGGTGCGTAGCGGCGCCCAGCGTAGGGCGCGTGCACTACGCCCGGGGATACCGGGCCTTGTCGCTGTCGGTGTCAGTGTCAGCATGGACGCCTTGAGCGTTGGTTTCACCCTGGGTGTTTACCGTTTTGAGCCCTTTACCGTTGTAGGAACGATCGGGATAGTCGCCGGGTTGATGACCGCGCTGGGGTTAGGTCTCGGACGGGTAATTTCCGTCCTCGTGGGCCGGCGTGCGCAGTTTGCGGGCGGCCTCATTCTATTCGGCGTCGGGTTTAGCCTGTTACGTTGAGCCGGCACTTAGCGGGAAAACAATTACGTTATACGGTTAAGTAGTGCTCTGCTGAAAGAACCTTATTGTTTTTACCGGGGAAAACTTCTTGGTGCTGGACGGGGGGTGAGAAGATGCCGCGGATATTGTTTGTCTGTACTGGAAACACTTGCCGGTCGAGCATGGCGGAAGGCGTCTGCAGGAACCTGCTTTCCGCCGAAGGGGCAAAGGACGTTGAGGTTGCGTCAGCCGGCGTTTATGCTTTGTCGGGCGCCCCGGCTTCTTATGAGGCCGTGGAAGCCCTGGCGGAGTGGGGAATAGACCTGACCGGTCACAAGGCCCGTTATTTAACCCCCGAAATGGTGCGTGAGGCCGATCTTATACTGACGATGACCGCGCATCATAAAAAAGCCGTTGTGGAAATGGCGCCGGAAGAACAACAGAAGATATACACTCTCGCCGAATATGCCGGTTTTGGCGGCGATATACCGGATCCTATCGGCAAACCGCTTTTCTTTTACCGTCAATACGCCGAAGAAATACGCCGGCTCTGCCGGTTGGCGCTGAACCGCTTCCAGGCGGAGTGCGAAAATGACTCAAAACCGTAAAACACGGAGTTTTGCAACGTCTTTCCGGCAACAGGGGAAAAAGTTCAGCATCCTTATAGGAAACGGGCGGACTTCTGTAGAATGCTCTTGGGATGGCGTCTGATGTCCTGCATCCGGCATCTGAAATAGGGGGTCTTGTTTTGCGGGTTGCTGTCGGTTCCGACCACGGTGGTTTCAGACTCAAACAGGAGATCCTCAATTTTTTACGGAATCAAAACGCGGAAT
This region includes:
- a CDS encoding low molecular weight protein arginine phosphatase, which translates into the protein MPRILFVCTGNTCRSSMAEGVCRNLLSAEGAKDVEVASAGVYALSGAPASYEAVEALAEWGIDLTGHKARYLTPEMVREADLILTMTAHHKKAVVEMAPEEQQKIYTLAEYAGFGGDIPDPIGKPLFFYRQYAEEIRRLCRLALNRFQAECENDSKP
- a CDS encoding L-threonylcarbamoyladenylate synthase, with product MPETTVWRVDGSRPDNVVLSKAGALIARGRLVAFPTETVYGIGVNALDEAAVRALFAAKGRPADNPLILHLAAPEDVTAYVGEVTALAAGLMEAFWPGPLTLVFRGAGRLPRMVTGGLETIAVRVPAHPVALGIIRAAGVPVVAPSANASGRPSPTTAAHVMADMAGKIDAVVDGGPTFVGIESTILDVSGDVPKILRHGAVSVGEIAAVCGMSLQEEFLRKEQKPTSLSRARLILVEGTPGSVTDAIVRLHASFTADGNDVAVLAREERVGLYPGVVAACGSSTDSRSVAAALYAALRQLENADVILVEGVAGEMGAAVRQRLHEFASQVVRAEGGS
- a CDS encoding manganese efflux pump MntP family protein, producing MSFFTVILLAAALGIDAFSVCLGIGLAGISRRRGYLLIATIAAFHVVMPLIGWWVGEALGEYLGRLAGMIGAALLFFLGGRMIYTAVRSGAQRRARALRPGIPGLVAVGVSVSMDALSVGFTLGVYRFEPFTVVGTIGIVAGLMTALGLGLGRVISVLVGRRAQFAGGLILFGVGFSLLR